The proteins below are encoded in one region of Luteolibacter sp. Y139:
- a CDS encoding HPP family protein: MSSPLDWLGIELNVVSKREKLVSAVGGLLSILFLMAISREGLHLPYNIGLVASMGASAVLLFAVPHGQLSQPWPVLGGHCLAAAIGVACAKWIGPTEWAGACAVALSIWVMHQFNCIHPPGGATALTAVLGGPAVHDLGFRYVFCPVFANCLVMIGAAIVFNSFFGWRRYPAAWNRKAVPPAGSTAPSHEEIVAALRQLDSFVDISEDDLVSLVRIIHDGGKGPLRQVTTNSPGVHS; the protein is encoded by the coding sequence ATGAGTTCCCCGTTGGATTGGCTCGGCATCGAGCTGAATGTCGTCAGCAAGCGCGAGAAATTGGTGTCCGCGGTGGGCGGCTTGCTTTCCATCTTGTTCCTGATGGCGATCAGCCGTGAGGGGCTGCATTTGCCCTACAATATCGGCTTGGTCGCCTCGATGGGCGCGAGTGCGGTGCTGCTGTTCGCGGTGCCGCACGGGCAGTTGTCCCAGCCATGGCCGGTGCTCGGCGGCCATTGCCTGGCGGCGGCCATTGGAGTGGCCTGCGCGAAATGGATCGGCCCCACGGAATGGGCCGGGGCCTGTGCCGTGGCGCTCTCGATCTGGGTGATGCACCAGTTCAATTGCATTCATCCTCCGGGTGGTGCGACCGCCCTCACGGCGGTGCTGGGCGGACCGGCGGTGCATGATCTCGGCTTCCGCTACGTCTTTTGTCCCGTGTTCGCGAATTGTCTGGTGATGATCGGCGCGGCCATCGTCTTCAATTCCTTCTTTGGCTGGCGTCGCTATCCCGCGGCGTGGAACCGCAAGGCGGTGCCGCCCGCCGGAAGCACCGCGCCCTCGCATGAGGAGATCGTCGCGGCACTGCGGCAGCTCGATTCCTTTGTCGACATTTCGGAGGACGACCTCGTGAGCTTGGTCCGGATCATTCACGATGGAGGTAAAGGCCCGCTGCGACAGGTGACGACGAATTCACCCGGGGTTCATTCGTAA
- a CDS encoding ABC transporter ATP-binding protein: MALLEAAGLGKRYGTKRVLWDVDLAFEAGEIAGVLGVNGAGKTTLLGCLAGMIGWDRGEVRLGGERLDRGRLDQRQRMMFLPGEGFHFGGADTIRNAAIFSELWRGIEAQPPIDLEEWLERLGLLEIAFESVETLSRGERYKAVLLALHCADPEIWLIDEPFAAGMDARGMEAFRQLVLAAATRGRCIVYTTQFPELAARFADRVVVVGSGGVLLNESTKDRDPEELIRQLGQELGIHGAHS, encoded by the coding sequence ATGGCATTGTTGGAAGCCGCCGGCTTGGGGAAGCGCTATGGCACGAAACGAGTGTTATGGGACGTCGATCTGGCGTTCGAGGCGGGTGAAATCGCCGGTGTGCTCGGTGTCAACGGTGCCGGCAAGACCACTTTGCTCGGCTGTCTGGCCGGAATGATCGGCTGGGATCGTGGCGAAGTCCGGCTCGGCGGGGAAAGGCTCGACCGCGGCCGGCTGGATCAGCGGCAGCGGATGATGTTCCTGCCGGGCGAGGGTTTCCACTTCGGCGGCGCGGACACGATCCGCAATGCCGCGATCTTCTCGGAGCTGTGGCGGGGCATCGAGGCCCAGCCGCCGATCGATCTGGAGGAATGGCTGGAGCGGCTGGGTTTGCTGGAAATTGCCTTCGAGTCCGTCGAGACGCTATCGCGCGGGGAACGCTACAAAGCGGTGCTGCTGGCCCTCCACTGCGCCGACCCGGAGATCTGGCTCATTGATGAGCCCTTCGCGGCTGGCATGGATGCGCGCGGCATGGAAGCCTTCCGCCAGCTGGTGCTCGCCGCCGCGACCCGCGGGCGCTGCATCGTTTACACCACCCAGTTTCCAGAACTCGCCGCGCGCTTCGCCGATCGTGTCGTGGTTGTCGGCAGCGGCGGTGTCCTCCTGAACGAATCGACCAAGGACCGGGATCCGGAAGAGTTGATCCGCCAACTCGGCCAAGAGCTGGGCATCCACGGCGCGCACTCATGA